In one Nicotiana tomentosiformis chromosome 6, ASM39032v3, whole genome shotgun sequence genomic region, the following are encoded:
- the LOC138894669 gene encoding tropomyosin-like, which yields MVLRREHVDLVEKVKVFEVRNEDLVAVANNNTSQVQQKIDQIDELRKEMDEIQVMADGWKSKMDMLASEKEIAQAKLSSMEVQLWVAKEKDDTRAQKNEDLRTQLGLAIAGRDALGKELEITTSGLDITSVDADEIVAQYKAEVEAVEAHLKTTAEYVRHLSRRETLEEIHARGFDLSTEIEEAKDLRLRQRI from the coding sequence ATGGTCTTAAGGCGGGAGCACGTCGACTTGGTGGAAAAAGTAAAGGTTTTTGAAGTTAGAAATGAGGATCTGGTCGCAGTGGCTAACAACAATACCTCGCAGGTCCAGCAGAAGATCGACCAGATTGACGAACTCCGAAAAGAGATGGACGAGATCCAAGTAATGGCCGACGGGTGGAAAAGCAAGATGGACATGCTGGCCTCAGAGAAAGAGATCGCCCAGGCCAAGTTGTCTTCGATGGAAGTTCAACTTTGGGTGGCAAAAGAGAAGGATGATACACGAGCTCAGAAAAATGAGGATCTCCGAACACAACTAGGCTTGGCCATCGCTGGACGGGATGCCCTTGGTAAAGAACTTGAAATAACGACGTCCGGGTTGGATATAACCTCGGTCGATGCTGACGAGATtgtggcccaatataaggctgAAGTCGAAGCAGTCGAGGCCCATCTGAAGACCACCGCTGAGTACGTGAGGCATCTATCTCGAAGGGAGACCCTAGAAGAAATCCATGCTCGAGGCTTCGACCTATCTACTGAGATCGAGGAGGCAAAAGATTTGAGGTTGAGGCAAAGAATCTAG
- the LOC104087694 gene encoding UDP-glycosyltransferase 74G1-like: MSTTHKAHCLLLPYPLQGHINPMLQFSKRLQSKGVKITIAATKSLLKTMQELPISVSIEAISDGYDDGGIDQAKSFLAYITRFKEVGSDTLTQLIKKLENSECPVNCIVYDPFLPWAVEVAKDFGLVSAAFFTQNCVVDNIYYHVHKGILKLPPTQVDGEILIPGLSSTIESSDVPSFESSPQSDKLVEMLVNQFSNLEKVDWILINSFYELEKEVIDWMAKFYPIKTIGPTIPSMYLDKRLPNDKEYGLSLFKPMAKECLNWLNHQTISSVVYVSFGSMAKLEAEQMEELAWGLKNSNKNFLWVVRSTEESNLPKNFIEELKLASENKGLVVSWCPQLQVLEHKSIGCFLTHCGWNSTLEAISLGVPMVTMPQWSDQPTNAKLVQDVWEMGVRAKQDDKGIVRREIIEESIKLVMEEEKGKVIRKNAKKWKEFSRNAVDEGGSSDKNIEEFVSNLMTIS; the protein is encoded by the exons atgagtacTACTCACAAAGCTCATTGCTTACTTTTACCATATCCATTGCAAGGTCATATCAACCCAATGCTCCAATTTTCCAAACGTTTACAATCCAAAGGTGTTAAAATCACAATAGCAGCTACAAAATCCTTGTTGAAAACCATGCAAGAATTGCCAATTTCAGTGTCAATCGAAGCCATATCCGATGGCTACGACGATGGTGGCATCGACCAAGCAAAATCTTTCTTGGCCTACATAACACGATTCAAAGAAGTTGGCTCCGATACTCTGACTCAGCTtattaagaaattagaaaatagTGAGTGCCCTGTGAATTGCATAGTTTATGATCCATTCCTTCCTTGGGCTGTTGAAGTGGCAAAGGATTTTGGATTAGTTAGTGCTGCTTTTTTCACACAAAATTGTGTAGTAGATAACATTTACTACCATGTACATAAAGGGATACTAAAACTTCCTCCTACTCAAGTTGATGGAGAAATATTAATTCCTGGATTATCAAGTACAATTGAGAGTTCAGATGTACCTAGTTTTGAGTCTAGTCCTCAATCAGATAAATTAGTTGAAATGTTGGTGAATCAATTCTCAAATCTTGAGAAAGTGGATTGGATCCTAATAAACAGCTTCTATGAGTTGGAGAAAGAG GTAATTGATTGGATGGCCAAGTTTTATCCAATCAAGACAATTGGACCAACAATACCATCCATGTACCTAGACAAGAGGCTACCAAATGACAAAGAATATGGCCTCAGTCTCTTCAAGCCAATGGCAAAAGAGTGCCTAAATTGGTTAAATCATCAAACAATTAGCTCAGTAGTGTATGTATCATTTGGAAGTATGGCCAAATTAGAAGCTGAGCAAATGGAAGAATTGGCATGGGGTTTGAAGAATAGCAACAAGAATTTCTTGTGGGTAGTTAGATCCACTGAAGAATCCAATCTTCCCAAGAACTTTATAGAGGAATTAAAATTAGCAAGTGAGAATAAAGGTTTAGTGGTATCATGGTGTCCACAATTACAAGTGTTGGAACATAAATCAATAGGGTGTTTTCTCACACATTGTGGGTGGAATTCCACTTTGGAAGCAATTAGTTTGGGAGTGCCAATGGTGACAATGCCACAATGGTCAGATCAACCAACAAATGCAAAGCTTGTGCAGGATGTTTGGGAGATGGGAGTTAGAGCCAAACAAGATGACAAAGGGATAGTTAGAAGAGAAATTATTGAAGAAAGTATAAAATTAGTGATGGAAGAAGAGAAAGGAAAAGTGATtaggaaaaatgcaaagaaatggAAGGAATT